ATACTCGATAGAACGAATCTGGACCAACGCCGAAGTCGAAAAAGTCAGTATCGGTCTGAGCGTGATGTTGCTCTCACTGTTTTTGACCGTCACACTGGTCTCTTTCCAAAAATACGTCATTCGTAAAACGCACTCGACCGCCATTGCAGCCGATGCTCTACATTATCTTTCCGATATTCTGGCGACTCTGCTGGTTATCGTCAGTCTGATTTTCAGCCACCTGAACTGGGTTGACCCGATTCTGGCCATTGTGATCGCAGTTTGGATTTTGCACAGCGCCTACCAGATTGCCAAGGACGCCATCAACCAACTTCTGGACAGAGAACTCCCGGAAGAGATGCGACAACAAATTGCCGACATCATTTTGCAGACACCGGAAGTCCTCGGATTAAACGACCTGCGAACCTATCAGTCGGGACCGAACCGTTTTGTACAATTCGACCTCGAACTCG
The genomic region above belongs to Thiomicrorhabdus xiamenensis and contains:
- a CDS encoding cation diffusion facilitator family transporter, whose product is MSNAQLVRLATLASVSVAITLLIVKFYAWVQTDSVSILASLLDSAFDIIASLMIMLAVYIAQIPADREHRFGHGKAEPLAALAQSVFIAGSALYLILYSIERIWTNAEVEKVSIGLSVMLLSLFLTVTLVSFQKYVIRKTHSTAIAADALHYLSDILATLLVIVSLIFSHLNWVDPILAIVIAVWILHSAYQIAKDAINQLLDRELPEEMRQQIADIILQTPEVLGLNDLRTYQSGPNRFVQFDLELDDHLTLQEAHHIAEEVTDRLHKNFENLDVVVHQEPVSLKNDHDHHTWGKE